The nucleotide window AAACCATTAATCCCAGCAGCAGCAAAAAACTAATCAAGAAATCCACAAAAGCCGTCACAACGGTCGCCGTCGGTACGATCAATCGTGGAAAATAGACTTTACTGATGAGGTTTGCGTTATTGATTAAACTGTTAGAGGCTTCGCTCAACGCTTTAGAAAAAAGCGTCCAAGGCAACAACGCCGATAAAACCATTAACGCATAGGGTGCGTTGCCTTCACTTGGCAATTTTGCAATTCCGCCAAAAACAAACGTAAACACTAACATGGTAAGAAACGGCTGGATAATCGCCCAAGCAATGCCGACGATCGTTTGTTTATAGCGGACGGCTATATCACGCCACGCAAGGATCCAAAACAATTCACGATAATGCCACAAATCGATCCAGTAATTCTTGTTCGCGCGCCCCGCTTCAAGAATTAGGATGCGCTCGTTTTGTACGTCAGAAATTTCAACGGAATTCGTCATAGTAGGCATCAATCAATCAAACGGCAAATAGGAGATTCAGATAAATAGGTGAATTTAGAAGATAAGGCAGGCTCCGCCCCTGTAAGCGGTACATAAAGTAGGGTAGACCGCGCAGGGAACATCATATTGTGCTGCAAGTAAAATATATAAATCCGTGATTAATGTCAAGTCATATTATACTCAAGATAAAAAAAAGTCTGGCTCCGTAACGCCCTCTGTTTATTCTATCGAAGTCAATCATTGCTTCTGATTGATAAGATACAACCATTCAAACCGCCTCTTCCTACCTATATAAAAACATACGCAGATTCGGCTCACTCTTGATACTGCGTTTGTCCTGACAAGCCGCAGGAGTGAAGGCTTTCATCATGGTGAAGACCTTGCGCAGTAAACGCAGTTGGCCTTCTTGCCTGGAACGGGTCTGGAATTGTGGCGTTTAACAATTGCATTTGATATCCATTGGAGGTCAGCACAGCGCGAGAGCCAGCGTTTTCATTGGTGCGCGACGCCATGACCATCGAACCAGTCGAAACATCAATCGCTGTTTCATCGGTACGCAACATAAAATCGCCAAGCGTCTTTCCCGGTTCTAACTCGCCCTTGGGCGTCATAATCACTTCAAACATGGGTAAGCGTCCGTACCGAAGTTTATGCTCACGGAAGATATTATCATGCGCGTTTGATT belongs to Candidatus Hinthialibacter antarcticus and includes:
- a CDS encoding ABC transporter permease yields the protein MTNSVEISDVQNERILILEAGRANKNYWIDLWHYRELFWILAWRDIAVRYKQTIVGIAWAIIQPFLTMLVFTFVFGGIAKLPSEGNAPYALMVLSALLPWTLFSKALSEASNSLINNANLISKVYFPRLIVPTATVVTAFVDFLISFLLLLGLMVYFQYLPSFSILFLPVFMLMALLASLGPGLWITSLNVKYRDFRHVIPFVVQFGLYVSPVGFSSNLIPEKWRLLYNLNPMVGVIDGFRWCILGSDSPIYWPGFILSWVVIVVFLWLGVRTFRRVECIFADLI